The proteins below are encoded in one region of Proteiniborus sp. DW1:
- a CDS encoding bifunctional 5,10-methylenetetrahydrofolate dehydrogenase/5,10-methenyltetrahydrofolate cyclohydrolase yields the protein MAEILKGAPVAKTIKERIKSESDVLKQKGVIPTLGIIRMGNRPDDVSYEKGVIKNCESVGIQARVFEVPVDTPMDKFVELLKNVNEDNNIHGILMFRPLPSHIDYEIIKNLIDPRKDVDCMNPLNLEKVFEGELDGFVPCTPKAVIEILKHYNIPLVGANVAIINRSMVVGRPLSMMFLGESSTVTICHSKTKNLPEVTANADIVVAAVGKARMLGKEYFTENSVVVDVGINDAGEGKICGDVDYDNVVSNVKAITPVPGGVGSVTSAILLSHVIIACKNILK from the coding sequence ATGGCTGAAATTTTGAAAGGAGCACCTGTTGCTAAGACAATAAAGGAAAGAATTAAGTCAGAATCTGATGTACTGAAGCAAAAAGGGGTTATTCCAACTCTTGGAATTATAAGAATGGGAAATAGACCAGATGATGTTTCTTATGAAAAAGGTGTAATTAAAAACTGCGAGTCTGTAGGCATACAAGCTCGTGTATTTGAAGTGCCTGTAGATACTCCGATGGATAAATTTGTTGAGCTATTAAAGAATGTGAATGAGGATAATAATATTCATGGAATTTTGATGTTTAGACCTTTACCATCTCACATTGATTATGAAATAATTAAAAACTTAATAGATCCAAGAAAAGATGTTGATTGCATGAATCCTTTGAATCTTGAAAAAGTTTTTGAAGGAGAATTAGACGGATTTGTTCCTTGTACGCCGAAGGCAGTTATAGAGATTCTTAAGCACTATAACATACCGCTAGTGGGCGCAAATGTAGCTATTATAAATAGAAGTATGGTAGTTGGAAGGCCACTAAGCATGATGTTCTTAGGCGAAAGTTCAACTGTTACAATATGTCACTCAAAAACTAAGAATTTACCAGAGGTAACTGCTAATGCAGATATAGTAGTGGCAGCTGTTGGTAAGGCAAGAATGCTAGGTAAAGAATATTTTACCGAGAACAGTGTTGTGGTAGATGTAGGAATTAATGATGCAGGTGAAGGGAAAATATGTGGAGATGTAGATTATGACAATGTAGTTTCAAATGTAAAAGCCATTACTCCTGTACCTGGAGGAGTAGGTAGTGTTACATCAGCAATACTGCTAAGCCATGTAATCATTGCATGTAAGAATATATTAAAATAA
- a CDS encoding stage V sporulation protein AB, whose amino-acid sequence MIKQLFLFVLALSGGALVGTAAAAFIALLDIVPRLAQVTDTSDKIGTYEITLSFSATYFALSTLIGWSIGIKSKVFLILMGFTFGAFVGLLASALAEVLNVMPVLFRRVQIEKYILAVLISIALGKVVGSFFSWGIIGKH is encoded by the coding sequence ATGATAAAGCAACTATTCCTTTTTGTGCTTGCCCTATCTGGCGGAGCCTTAGTTGGAACTGCAGCTGCAGCTTTTATAGCTCTTTTAGATATTGTTCCAAGATTAGCACAGGTTACAGATACTTCAGATAAAATAGGAACGTATGAAATTACCTTATCTTTTTCTGCGACTTATTTTGCACTATCAACATTAATTGGATGGAGTATAGGAATTAAATCTAAAGTATTCCTAATATTAATGGGATTTACATTTGGTGCATTTGTAGGACTATTAGCTTCAGCCTTAGCAGAGGTGCTTAATGTCATGCCAGTATTATTTAGAAGAGTACAAATAGAAAAATATATTCTTGCAGTACTTATATCAATTGCTTTAGGTAAAGTAGTAGGTTCTTTCTTTAGTTGGGGTATTATAGGAAAACATTAA
- the spoVAE gene encoding stage V sporulation protein AE — protein sequence MDIIKAFIVGGIICVIGQIIMDTTKLTPAHVLVLFVTTGVVLTAIGIYEPIVQFGGAGATVPLPGFGYALGKGVIEAVKKDGIIGAFTGGITATAGGVAAAIFFGYIMAVIFNPKTKE from the coding sequence ATGGATATTATTAAAGCATTTATAGTAGGAGGTATTATATGCGTAATTGGACAAATAATTATGGACACTACAAAGCTTACTCCTGCACATGTACTAGTTCTATTTGTGACAACAGGAGTCGTACTTACAGCTATAGGAATATATGAACCTATTGTTCAATTTGGAGGTGCAGGAGCTACTGTCCCATTACCAGGATTCGGATATGCATTAGGTAAGGGTGTAATAGAGGCGGTTAAAAAGGACGGAATAATAGGGGCCTTTACTGGTGGAATAACTGCAACTGCTGGAGGTGTAGCTGCAGCAATTTTCTTTGGTTATATTATGGCTGTTATTTTCAATCCAAAGACTAAAGAATAA
- the sigF gene encoding RNA polymerase sporulation sigma factor SigF gives MESSSVKKNNYGLLSHSETMDLIKKAQQGDENAQTLLVNHNLGLVKSVLRRFINRGHEPEDLYQLGCIGLLKAIQKFDINYDVKFSTYAVPMIVGEIKRFLRDDGIIKVSRSLKQTAMKANIAKEKLTKDLGREPNIQEIADEICVDKEEVVMALDSNAQPDYLYDVIHQNDGSPIHLIDKVMTNEDEDIEVLDKITLKQILGQLKPRDRQIIIMRYFKDKTQTEIASMLGISQVQVSRIEKRVLHDMKDMLTKV, from the coding sequence ATGGAATCTAGCTCTGTTAAAAAAAATAATTATGGCTTGTTGAGTCACTCTGAAACAATGGATTTGATAAAAAAAGCCCAGCAGGGTGATGAAAATGCACAGACTTTGTTAGTAAACCATAATCTTGGTCTTGTAAAAAGCGTACTTAGGAGATTCATAAATAGAGGTCATGAGCCCGAAGATTTGTATCAATTAGGCTGTATTGGATTATTAAAGGCAATTCAAAAATTCGATATAAATTATGATGTGAAGTTTTCAACATATGCTGTTCCAATGATTGTTGGAGAAATAAAAAGGTTTTTAAGGGATGATGGAATAATAAAAGTCAGTAGATCCTTAAAACAAACTGCTATGAAAGCAAATATTGCGAAAGAGAAGTTAACAAAAGATTTAGGAAGAGAACCTAATATTCAAGAAATAGCTGATGAAATTTGTGTAGATAAGGAAGAAGTTGTTATGGCATTAGACTCCAATGCTCAGCCTGATTATCTCTATGATGTGATTCATCAAAATGACGGTTCTCCTATACATTTAATAGATAAAGTCATGACAAATGAAGATGAAGATATTGAAGTATTGGATAAGATAACCTTAAAACAAATTTTGGGTCAATTAAAGCCAAGAGATAGACAAATCATAATAATGAGGTATTTTAAAGATAAAACTCAGACTGAAATAGCAAGCATGCTTGGTATTTCACAGGTACAAGTATCTAGAATTGAAAAAAGAGTTCTTCATGACATGAAAGATATGTTAACAAAGGTATGA
- a CDS encoding PBP1A family penicillin-binding protein codes for MTQENSSKDSKKKKNRNKKKKLSIFRLIIVSFLIVGFIAAGIVGGYVLAVIKTAPKIDPTSIDDYLHQNSYILDENGNVIEKLLTVQNRTSVTLDKIPKNLQNAFIAIEDERFIDHIGVDIRGIMSAIVDNIKAGATVRGASTITQQLARNLYLTHEKKLDRKIKEAYLAIQIEKQLTKEQILEAYLNTSYLGQGAYGVQEAAQTYFSKDVGDLTLAECALIAGLTKDPNHLPPYKLYLPDDVDDDDDVVGQVDILGTRYIAVYNPAPIKRQQTILYKMKELGYISESEYEEAMNEDIRSAIKPGKRELMGITSYFADYVKTQVLNDLIEKAGYTQEEAENKLYKGGLKIYSTMNLEMQQKVERAYENFGEILVGGNLDKIKGPILVEWSLDKNKNIIGEDKKIVLYKESNLIDENGYLIIDSGTYNVTDDGDLVIKNNKLNIYPKTIDIEDYYTIDEKKNLVKHVVGSLALTMDNYYVSDNKELVIKSSYLGDNKDFYKVNENGTLLINPKYFQNNDKNGVVQPQSATVVIDYYTGQIKALVGGRDVEGSRLFNRALSQRQPGSAIKPIAVYLPALDNGFTAASVIDDIPHYNQNGKLWPRNWYTGYRGLMTLRESVEQSVNVNSVKMLSNIGTDISKEYLAKLGIIKENGKDSFVTRQENNRTNDENLSALGLGGMTKGLTPLEIASAYGAIANNGVAIEPIAYTKVLDRYDNVILENTPKKTKVASPEASYIMSDILRTTVYNGIAGRAKLKNNLQIPVAGKTGTTQDQGDVWFAGYTPYYVAAVWIGNDSPQIKLSRGSVIASEFWSYIMTNIHEDYEPKSFSKVDNIITKQICKISGKLATDLCARDPRGSTVRTEIFAKGTEPTEECDIHVEVAIDTSTGKLASEYCPSELVENKVFIRRTPPYNPSEHNGLVPNDYQYTVPTDECDIHVEAPVVDDDNWFDWLDYWLNNNSDNNNDDDSYGDDSSDSNDD; via the coding sequence ATGACACAAGAAAATTCAAGCAAAGACAGCAAAAAGAAAAAAAATAGAAATAAGAAAAAGAAGCTAAGTATTTTTAGACTTATCATAGTATCTTTCTTAATAGTAGGCTTCATTGCAGCAGGAATAGTTGGGGGATATGTGCTTGCTGTTATAAAAACAGCCCCTAAAATTGATCCTACAAGCATTGATGATTACCTACATCAAAACTCTTATATTCTTGACGAAAACGGTAATGTTATAGAAAAATTGCTTACTGTACAAAATAGAACTTCTGTAACCCTAGATAAAATACCTAAGAATCTTCAAAATGCCTTTATTGCAATAGAAGATGAGAGATTTATAGACCATATAGGTGTAGATATTAGAGGTATAATGAGTGCTATTGTAGATAATATTAAAGCAGGTGCAACAGTTAGGGGAGCAAGTACTATAACTCAACAGCTAGCTAGAAACCTTTATTTGACACATGAAAAAAAGCTAGACCGTAAGATAAAAGAAGCTTATCTGGCTATTCAAATTGAAAAACAGCTTACAAAAGAGCAAATTCTAGAAGCATATTTAAATACAAGCTATCTAGGCCAGGGTGCATATGGAGTTCAGGAAGCTGCACAAACTTATTTTTCTAAGGATGTAGGTGATTTAACTTTAGCCGAGTGTGCATTAATAGCTGGGCTTACTAAAGATCCTAATCATCTGCCCCCATACAAGCTTTATTTACCAGATGATGTCGATGATGATGACGATGTAGTCGGTCAAGTAGATATTCTGGGTACCAGATATATTGCTGTATATAATCCAGCTCCTATTAAGAGACAACAAACTATACTATATAAAATGAAAGAGTTAGGCTATATTAGTGAATCAGAGTATGAAGAAGCTATGAATGAGGACATAAGAAGTGCTATTAAACCTGGCAAAAGGGAATTGATGGGAATTACTTCTTACTTTGCAGATTATGTAAAAACACAGGTTTTAAATGATTTAATTGAAAAAGCAGGATACACACAAGAAGAAGCTGAAAACAAACTCTATAAGGGTGGTCTTAAAATCTATTCAACTATGAATTTAGAAATGCAGCAAAAAGTTGAGAGAGCTTATGAAAATTTTGGAGAAATCCTAGTTGGTGGAAACTTAGACAAGATTAAAGGTCCTATTCTTGTTGAATGGTCTTTAGATAAAAACAAAAATATTATTGGTGAAGATAAAAAAATTGTTCTTTACAAAGAATCAAATCTAATAGATGAAAATGGCTATTTAATCATAGATTCAGGAACATACAACGTAACTGATGATGGTGATTTAGTTATTAAAAACAATAAGCTAAATATCTATCCAAAAACTATTGATATTGAAGATTATTATACAATAGATGAGAAAAAGAATCTTGTTAAGCATGTAGTAGGTTCTTTAGCTCTTACAATGGATAACTATTATGTTAGCGATAATAAAGAGCTTGTCATTAAAAGTTCATATCTTGGTGATAATAAGGATTTTTATAAAGTAAACGAGAATGGTACTCTGTTAATTAATCCAAAATACTTTCAAAACAATGATAAAAATGGCGTAGTTCAACCGCAGTCTGCAACTGTTGTCATAGATTACTATACTGGTCAGATAAAGGCCTTAGTTGGTGGGAGAGATGTTGAAGGGAGCAGACTGTTTAATAGGGCACTTTCACAGCGTCAGCCAGGTTCTGCAATCAAGCCTATTGCAGTGTATTTACCTGCATTAGATAATGGCTTTACTGCTGCAAGTGTTATTGATGACATACCTCATTATAATCAAAACGGAAAATTATGGCCTAGAAACTGGTACACTGGTTATCGTGGGCTAATGACACTAAGAGAATCCGTAGAACAATCTGTAAACGTAAACTCTGTCAAGATGTTAAGTAATATTGGTACTGATATTTCAAAAGAATATTTGGCAAAGCTAGGCATAATAAAAGAAAATGGAAAGGATAGCTTTGTAACTAGACAAGAAAATAATAGAACCAATGACGAAAATTTATCTGCTTTAGGTTTAGGGGGTATGACTAAAGGTCTAACTCCATTAGAAATAGCATCTGCCTATGGTGCAATTGCTAATAACGGCGTAGCCATTGAACCTATAGCCTATACCAAGGTATTAGATAGATATGACAATGTTATATTGGAGAATACTCCTAAAAAAACAAAAGTAGCATCTCCAGAAGCATCTTACATCATGTCTGACATTTTAAGAACTACTGTATATAATGGTATTGCTGGAAGAGCCAAACTAAAAAACAATTTACAAATACCTGTAGCTGGAAAAACAGGTACAACACAAGATCAAGGTGATGTATGGTTCGCAGGATATACCCCTTATTATGTAGCTGCAGTTTGGATAGGAAACGATTCTCCTCAAATTAAATTATCAAGGGGTAGTGTAATTGCATCAGAGTTCTGGTCATACATCATGACTAATATTCATGAAGATTATGAGCCTAAGAGCTTTTCAAAAGTCGATAATATCATCACAAAGCAAATATGTAAAATATCTGGTAAACTTGCAACCGATTTGTGTGCTCGTGACCCAAGAGGAAGTACTGTAAGGACAGAAATATTTGCCAAGGGAACTGAGCCCACTGAAGAATGTGATATCCATGTAGAAGTAGCGATAGATACTAGCACAGGTAAACTTGCTTCAGAATATTGTCCATCAGAATTAGTTGAAAACAAAGTATTTATTAGGCGTACTCCACCATATAACCCAAGTGAACATAATGGATTGGTGCCAAATGATTACCAGTATACTGTACCTACTGACGAATGCGATATACATGTTGAAGCTCCAGTAGTAGATGATGATAATTGGTTTGATTGGCTTGATTATTGGCTCAATAACAATAGTGACAATAACAACGACGACGACTCATATGGAGATGATAGCTCAGATTCTAACGATGATTAA
- a CDS encoding C40 family peptidase has product MKRGLAAITVAALIFMSDTAFGDTGVFVNKANLIDKDNENVTTFLQGDRVYISDENENQYIINDDKGIYYVDKHYILLTTKKTKIFKIKNNTAVMYSEPNTNSSPLKELVVDEILHLESLGEQFGLFKTEEDQKTGYVLLSDVEERSIEKENISYGIATATITVKNTENKYLHIKKADILYIKDFRDNQYIILDEEGNEFLVNSLLVSLNNENIQASRSSFNRKAATNVSKVVEYAYNSIGKPYVYGDSGKKGYDCSGLIYSAYLQIGIKLPRSSSQQANLGVKVDKEDLSVGDLVFFNTSGKGISHVGLYIGDGKMIHSSTGSKKVKIDEINSSYYGKRYVTARRIIEN; this is encoded by the coding sequence ATGAAAAGAGGATTAGCAGCAATAACTGTAGCAGCCTTAATATTTATGTCGGACACAGCTTTTGGAGATACAGGAGTGTTTGTTAATAAAGCAAATTTAATAGATAAGGACAATGAAAACGTTACCACTTTTTTGCAAGGAGATAGGGTGTATATTTCTGATGAAAATGAAAATCAGTATATAATTAACGATGATAAAGGGATATATTATGTGGACAAGCATTATATACTTTTAACCACGAAAAAAACAAAGATATTTAAAATCAAAAATAACACAGCTGTTATGTATAGTGAACCTAATACTAATTCAAGTCCTCTTAAAGAATTAGTAGTAGATGAAATTCTTCATTTAGAGAGCTTAGGTGAGCAATTTGGCTTGTTTAAGACAGAAGAAGATCAAAAAACTGGGTATGTACTCCTTTCAGATGTTGAGGAACGCTCCATAGAAAAAGAAAATATATCTTATGGAATAGCAACAGCAACCATTACTGTAAAAAATACTGAAAATAAATATTTACATATTAAAAAGGCAGATATACTATACATAAAAGATTTTAGAGATAATCAATACATAATACTAGATGAAGAAGGAAATGAGTTTTTGGTGAATTCGTTACTGGTATCTCTTAATAATGAGAACATACAGGCTTCAAGATCTTCTTTTAATAGAAAAGCAGCTACCAATGTTAGCAAGGTAGTAGAATATGCATATAATTCAATTGGTAAACCTTACGTCTACGGGGATTCTGGTAAAAAAGGTTATGATTGTTCAGGTTTGATATACTCTGCATACTTACAGATAGGAATAAAGCTACCGCGTTCATCTAGTCAACAAGCTAATTTAGGTGTGAAGGTGGACAAGGAGGATTTAAGTGTTGGAGATTTGGTATTTTTTAACACTAGCGGAAAAGGAATATCACATGTAGGTCTCTATATTGGAGATGGTAAAATGATACATTCTTCTACAGGATCTAAGAAAGTAAAAATTGATGAAATAAATTCTTCTTACTACGGTAAAAGATATGTTACTGCAAGAAGAATAATTGAAAATTAA
- a CDS encoding stage V sporulation protein AE, whose product MKRKIILVTDGDEVAQKAVERATMNIGGRCISRSAGNPTPISGEEIAKLIESALYDPVVVMVDDIGDPNLGKGEQALAHLLTNPNIEVLGVIAVASNTEGVKGIEVDFSIDHTGKIVENAVDKNGFETDTKILYGDTVDILNSFSVPLIIGIGDIGKIFGVDRYTNGAPLITKALKEIVNRSIIN is encoded by the coding sequence ATGAAAAGGAAAATAATACTTGTTACAGATGGAGATGAAGTTGCACAAAAAGCAGTAGAAAGAGCTACTATGAATATTGGGGGTAGATGTATTTCTAGATCTGCTGGCAATCCTACTCCAATAAGTGGTGAAGAAATAGCAAAGCTAATTGAATCAGCATTATACGACCCTGTAGTAGTTATGGTTGATGATATTGGAGATCCCAATCTAGGAAAAGGTGAACAGGCTTTAGCCCATCTACTTACTAACCCAAATATTGAAGTGTTAGGAGTTATAGCAGTAGCATCTAATACTGAGGGCGTAAAGGGGATTGAGGTTGATTTTTCTATTGATCATACTGGCAAGATTGTAGAAAATGCTGTAGATAAGAATGGATTTGAAACAGATACTAAAATATTGTACGGGGATACAGTAGATATTTTGAATAGTTTTTCAGTTCCACTTATTATTGGAATTGGTGATATTGGCAAAATTTTTGGTGTAGATAGATATACTAATGGAGCACCATTAATCACAAAAGCTCTAAAGGAAATAGTCAATAGAAGTATAATAAATTAA
- the spoIIAA gene encoding anti-sigma F factor antagonist: protein MRISLDTRDKMLIVNFNGELDHHYSEEVRKEIDKAYFERRLVHIVLDLKRLNFMDSSGIGLIMGRYKNVSDNGGKLFLINVSPRVEKILKMSGILKIVQMYNSLEDIPVNL, encoded by the coding sequence TTGAGAATTTCACTTGATACAAGAGATAAAATGCTTATTGTGAATTTTAACGGAGAACTTGATCATCATTATTCAGAGGAAGTTAGAAAGGAGATAGATAAGGCATATTTTGAAAGGAGATTGGTACATATTGTCTTAGATCTAAAACGATTAAACTTTATGGATAGTTCAGGTATTGGATTAATAATGGGAAGATATAAAAATGTATCTGATAATGGGGGAAAGTTGTTTTTAATAAATGTTTCTCCAAGAGTTGAAAAAATATTAAAGATGTCTGGGATTCTAAAAATTGTACAAATGTACAATAGTTTAGAAGATATTCCAGTAAATCTTTAA
- a CDS encoding stage V sporulation protein AA, which translates to MFIDNVKLYIQIEPKITAKPGQTIRIKDVASLLCTDKTMEDSLLELKVHDVSGKKINDVIPALRIINVIHEFNKDIELTVMGEAEILVDVQGNNSNESKIFNIIKTVLVCFILFLGAGLAIVNFHADVNMHQSLQIIYHMVTGEENSKPLILLIPYSVGIGTGMTVFFNHMFQNKWKKEPSPLEVEMFMYQKNIDDYILDKTKHN; encoded by the coding sequence ATTTTTATAGACAATGTAAAGCTATATATTCAAATAGAGCCTAAAATTACTGCAAAACCAGGGCAGACAATTAGAATTAAGGATGTAGCATCATTGTTGTGTACTGATAAGACTATGGAAGATTCGCTATTAGAACTTAAAGTCCATGATGTATCTGGCAAAAAAATAAACGATGTAATCCCTGCCTTGAGAATTATCAATGTAATACATGAGTTCAACAAAGACATAGAATTAACCGTAATGGGTGAAGCAGAGATATTGGTTGATGTTCAGGGAAATAATAGTAATGAAAGCAAGATATTTAATATAATAAAAACAGTTTTAGTTTGTTTCATTCTTTTTCTTGGAGCAGGTCTAGCTATAGTTAATTTTCATGCAGATGTAAATATGCATCAATCATTACAGATAATTTATCATATGGTTACGGGTGAGGAGAATAGTAAGCCTCTAATATTGTTAATACCTTATTCAGTTGGAATAGGCACTGGCATGACTGTATTTTTTAATCACATGTTCCAAAATAAATGGAAAAAGGAACCTAGTCCACTTGAAGTTGAAATGTTTATGTATCAAAAAAATATTGATGACTATATACTAGACAAAACTAAGCATAATTAA
- the spoIIAB gene encoding anti-sigma F factor, which yields MVQNSMRLEFPSKSQNEAFARVVVASFAAQLDPTIEELSDIKTAVSEAVTNAIIHGYEDKIGTVIIECKIEENKIEIIVEDNGVGIEDIDKATEPFYTSKPELERSGMGFTVMETFMDELQLSSEVGKGTKIKMVKVFKSVKVEE from the coding sequence ATGGTACAAAATAGTATGAGATTAGAATTTCCTAGTAAGTCACAAAATGAAGCATTTGCAAGAGTGGTTGTAGCTTCTTTTGCTGCTCAACTAGATCCTACAATTGAAGAATTATCTGATATAAAGACTGCAGTTTCTGAAGCTGTTACAAATGCTATAATTCATGGATATGAAGATAAAATAGGAACAGTAATTATTGAATGTAAAATTGAAGAAAATAAAATTGAAATTATAGTTGAAGATAATGGAGTAGGGATTGAGGACATCGATAAAGCCACTGAACCATTCTATACATCTAAGCCAGAACTTGAACGATCGGGAATGGGCTTTACTGTTATGGAAACATTTATGGATGAACTTCAGTTATCTTCAGAAGTAGGAAAGGGCACCAAGATTAAAATGGTGAAAGTATTTAAAAGTGTAAAAGTTGAGGAGTAG
- the spoVAD gene encoding stage V sporulation protein AD has protein sequence MVQKRLGKQTVTLENPPSIISTATIVGPKEGDGPLKDYFDLVLADDLWGEDSWEKAEAKLQQEAVNLALKNAKLVPSQVDYLFAGDLLNQIVSSSYAARQLKIPFFGLYGACSTKTESLSLGAMAIDGGFADTVVCVTSSHFSAAERQFRFPLEHGNQRPPTAQWTVTGAGASVLSSNGNGPYITHLTTGRIIDPGISNANNMGPAMAPAAADTIIQHFKDTGFKPEDYDMIITGDLATVGKEIAEELIVKEGYDVSKVFMDCGIEIFDAERQDTHAGGSGCGCSAVVFAGYLYKALKAGKLKRIMLVSTGALLSPTIIQQGESIPGIAHAVTISNVR, from the coding sequence TTGGTACAAAAAAGATTAGGTAAGCAAACAGTAACTCTAGAAAATCCTCCTTCCATAATTTCTACAGCTACTATAGTAGGGCCTAAAGAAGGAGATGGTCCTCTAAAAGATTATTTTGATTTAGTTTTAGCTGATGACTTATGGGGAGAGGATAGCTGGGAAAAAGCAGAAGCAAAGTTACAGCAGGAAGCAGTTAATCTAGCTTTAAAAAATGCAAAACTGGTACCTTCTCAGGTGGATTATTTATTTGCAGGCGATTTACTAAATCAAATAGTTTCATCATCCTATGCTGCAAGACAACTTAAGATACCATTCTTTGGCTTGTATGGAGCATGCTCTACTAAGACAGAGTCCTTAAGTTTAGGAGCTATGGCAATAGATGGTGGATTTGCAGATACGGTTGTATGTGTTACGTCTAGTCATTTTAGCGCAGCTGAAAGACAGTTTAGGTTTCCTTTAGAACACGGTAATCAAAGGCCGCCAACTGCACAATGGACAGTTACAGGAGCAGGAGCATCTGTATTATCTTCGAATGGAAATGGACCATATATCACCCATTTGACTACAGGAAGGATTATAGATCCAGGGATTTCAAATGCTAATAATATGGGACCAGCTATGGCTCCTGCAGCTGCTGATACTATAATACAACATTTTAAGGATACCGGATTTAAGCCTGAAGATTATGATATGATAATTACTGGTGATTTAGCTACTGTAGGAAAGGAGATAGCAGAGGAGCTAATTGTTAAGGAAGGGTATGATGTATCAAAAGTCTTTATGGATTGTGGAATTGAAATATTCGATGCGGAAAGACAAGATACTCATGCTGGAGGAAGTGGCTGTGGTTGCTCAGCAGTAGTCTTTGCAGGATATTTATATAAGGCATTAAAAGCAGGAAAATTAAAAAGAATAATGCTAGTTTCCACCGGAGCGCTCTTGTCTCCAACCATAATTCAGCAAGGAGAATCAATTCCAGGAATAGCCCATGCAGTGACAATTAGCAATGTGAGATAG
- the spoVAC gene encoding stage V sporulation protein AC: MDNINQKDYYEYVKKKMPKPNYIKNCIWAFIVGGLISVIGQIITNFFKGKNLDEKAVAAATAISLVFLGSFLTGLGVYDRLGKRAGAGSIVPITGFANAIVSPAMEFKREGFVLGVASKMFVIAGPVLVYGYGSSILVGIIYLLLSK; the protein is encoded by the coding sequence ATGGACAATATAAATCAAAAAGATTATTACGAATATGTGAAGAAAAAAATGCCCAAGCCTAACTATATTAAAAATTGTATTTGGGCATTTATTGTTGGAGGATTAATTAGTGTAATAGGTCAAATAATCACAAACTTCTTTAAAGGAAAAAATTTAGATGAAAAAGCTGTAGCTGCTGCAACAGCTATATCATTAGTCTTTTTAGGTTCATTTTTGACTGGGCTAGGAGTATACGATAGATTAGGAAAAAGAGCAGGGGCAGGCTCTATAGTTCCTATTACAGGTTTTGCTAATGCCATAGTTTCTCCTGCTATGGAGTTTAAAAGAGAAGGTTTTGTTCTTGGAGTAGCATCTAAAATGTTTGTTATAGCAGGTCCTGTATTGGTATATGGATATGGGAGCTCAATATTAGTTGGTATTATTTACTTACTACTTAGTAAATAG